The window TTTATATGGCTTAGTGAGGTGATTTTACAGCAAACTCGCGTTCAGCAAGGGTTACCTTACTATAAAAGTTTTGTTAAAAAATTCCCGTCAGTGGAGAATCTCGCTCATGCACCTCAAGATGAGGTACTCAAATTATGGCAGGGATTAGGCTATTATTCTAGGGCTAGAAATTTACAAACTGCCGCCATGCAGATCGTCGATAATAATTCAAAATTCCCAGATAATTACAAAGATTTACTACAATTAAAAGGTGTAGGTGAATATACAGCCGCTGCAATAGCGAGTTTCGCCTTCGGAGAATCTGTTGCTGTGGTGGATGGAAATGTGTACCGAGTTCTATCACGTATATATGGTATTGCGACACCTATAAATGTTCCAGCTGGAGTTAAAGAATTCAAGTCTCTTGCTGGCAAATTATTAGATCAACATGATCCTGCAACCTATAATCAGGCGATTATGGAATTCGGTGCGATACAATGTGTTCCTAAAAGTCCAGATTGTAGTGTTTGTCCATTCCAAAGTAATTGTATAGCCTATCAAGAACAAAGGGTTAAAGAGCTTCCGGTCAAATTAAAAAAAACTAAGGTTAAAAACCTTTTTCATCATTATCTAGTGATTCAAACTCCTTCTAAGAAAACTGTTTTACATCAACGCGATAACAGCAGCATCTGGGCAGGCTTGTTTGAGTTTCCTTATATAGAAGCGCAAGGTGCGTTACTACCGCAAGAAATCATTGAAGAGAAGTTTTTTAAGGAACTGGTAGGAGAATCTCGCTTTCGCGAAAGCGTATACAATCAACAACCTATTATACATAAATTGTCTCATAGAAAAGTACATGCCTATTTCTGGATTATTGAACTAGATCAAGAACTGAATGATACTCTTAGCATTGAAGATGCAAGGGCAAAACCTGTTCATGTTTTGATGGAGCGTTTTATGAAAGAATTTTGGCAAGGGAAGTAAAAACTATTTTGTAATTTAGAAGTATAGGAGTGAGCAGCACTTCCTTATTTCATATCTTTGACGACTTTTTTAAAACGATACAAGGTAATAAACGCAATACAAACTAATTATGGCAGGAACGGTAAATAAAGTGATACTAATAGGTCACACAGGCGATGAGGTAAAAATGAAGTACTTTGAAGGTGGAAATTGCATAGGTAGATTTCCACTAGCTACAAATGAAGAATATGTAAACCGCAATACTGGCGAACGTGTTTCTAATACAGAGTGGCACAACTGCGTCGTTAGAAATAAAGCGGCAGAAGTCTGTGAGAAATACCTCAAAAAAGGAGATAAAGTATATATCGAAGGACGCATTAAAAACCGTCAATGGACTGGTGAAGATGGTCAACAAAGATATACGACAGAAATACAAGTAGCCGAGTTTACATTTTTAACTCCTAAAAATGAAGCCTCAGCACCTAGTAAGCCTATGAACCAAGCTCCTGCTAGACCTGCTCAACAAGCACCATCAAATTCTCAGAATAACGCAGCGACAAGTAATACTTACAGCCAGCCTGCTGCAAGTAATAGCAGTGTGAATGAAGATGATGATGACTTACCATTTTAAAAGAACCAAGCAATCACTAAGTGGATCCTGACCCATCACAATTTCTTTATATATCTATGATTTCTAGTGGAGATCAAATGATGTACGTAATAGTTTTCATTTTATTACTTATTGCTAGTGCCTTAATAAGTGGCGCTGAGGTAGCGTTCTTCGGACTTTCAAATACTGAGTTAGAGGATGAAAATGAAGACTTTGCTAGACGACACATCGTTCGCAAGCTATTATTTAGACCTAAAAAGCTTCTTGCGACCATCTTAATAGCAAACAATGCTATTAATATCACATCAGTACTGATTTTTAGTATTTTAAGTGATAGCTGGTTTGAAAATATTGCTGATTTTTATTTGTTTGATTTTCAGATCAATGTGCGTTTTATTTTAGAAGTAGTGGTAGTTACTTTTTTGATTTTGCTCTTTGGTGAGATTTTCCCAAAAGTATATGCAAATCGCAATCCTAAAGGTTTTGCCAGTTTTATGGCTATACCACTTAATATTCTAGATAAAGTTTTTAGCTTTTTGAGTTTGCCTATGCGTTATGTTACGCTTCAAATCCAAGAACGTCTAGGAAGTAAAAAATCAAACATTACTGTTTCACAATTATCACAAGCTCTTGAGCTAACAGATGAGAATGACACAACTGATGAAGAGCAACAGTTGTTACAGGGAATTGTAAGCTTTGGTAACACGCAAACTAAAAATGTGATGCGCAACCGTATGGATGTATTTGCTCTAGATGAAACATTACCGTTTATAGAAATTATTCCTCAAGTTATAGAAAATGGATACTCGCGTATACCATGTTATAAAGAAAGTATAGATCAAATTACTGGAGTTCTTTATGTAAAGGACTTGCTTCCTTATATTGATAGGAAAAACTTTGAATGGACCAAATTATTAAGAGAAGCTTATTTTGTGCCAGAGAACAAAAAACTAGATGATCTTTTACAAGAATTTCAAGAGAAGAAAAAGCACATCGCAATAGTCGTAGATGAATACGGTGGCACCAGTGGTTTGATTTCTTTAGAAGATATTATTGAAGAAATAGTAGGTGATATAAGCGACGAATTTGACGAAGAAGACTTAGTGTATTCTAAGCTCGATGATAAGAACTATATATTTGATGGTAAAACACAATTAAAAGACTTCTATAGAGTTCTTGATCTTGAGGAAGATAATATATTGATTTTTGACACGGCAAAAGGTGAGTCAGAAACACTTGCAGGTTTTATCTTAGAACAAACTGGTTATTTCCCTCGCAAATTAGATACTATTGTCTTTCATAACATTACCTTCCTTGTAGAAGTGATGGATAAAAAAAGAATCAAACAAATTAAATGCACTATAGCTTGAGACTTATAGCAACCTTATTAGTACTAATTTTATTATCTAGCTGCAATGACTCAGATGTTTTACCTAAACCTAGTGGACAACTTGCTTTGGATTTTCCTAAAGGTAATTATGTAGAAACAGAAAATACTGGTTGCCCGTTTTCCTTTGAGCTTAATGAATATGCTAGAGTTCTTGCAAAACGTGATTGCTCTATGAAAATAGAGTATCCAGGAATGGATGCGACCATTTATCTCAATTACAGACCAGTACAAGATAATTTGAGGCAGCTTCTCATTGATGGCCAGAAACTATCTTACGAACACAATCAAAAGGCAGATGTAATTGCAGACTATCCTTTTGTAAATCAGTTGAACAAATCCTACGGTATGATGTATGAAATAGAAGGAAACGCTGCATCTAACGCGCAGTTCTATGTGACTGATAGCACAAAACATTTTCTTACTGCTGCATTATATTTCAATACACAACCTAATTACGACTCCATTTTACCAGCAGTAGATTATGTAAAAAGTGACATGGTCAAAATGATGGAGACGCTTACTTGGAGGGATTAAAATACTTATTAAAGGGTATTTCATAATATTTTATTAAGAGTTATCATTGGTGTAACTAATTAATTAAAAATAACATGAAAACTTTCAAATCGATTTTACTCTTTGTATTTGCTACTTGCGTATTAATTTCTTGTGATAAGGATGATGATAACGGCGATGTCGCTGGAAACGGAACAGGTTCCTTTATGTATGACGGCAATGATTTTGCACTAAATAAAGGATCCATTATCAATTATGGTGGTTCAGGAAACTCTTTTAATTTTGACATAACCTTAGGCTCTCCTAGTTTAAGTTTCGACCAGTTTGGAGATTTTGATGGTACTGGTGATGCGATTTATTTTGAATTATGGACCGACCAGCAATCAGGTCTTAAAAACGGTACGTACAATTACGATCCTTCTTCTCAATCAGATTTTACATTTACAATTGCAGAGGTAGGAGTAGGCTGTGATACAAACGGCACCTGTACTTTTCAAGATTCTGCAAGATCAG is drawn from Nonlabens dokdonensis DSW-6 and contains these coding sequences:
- a CDS encoding gliding motility-associated protein GldE, giving the protein MDPDPSQFLYISMISSGDQMMYVIVFILLLIASALISGAEVAFFGLSNTELEDENEDFARRHIVRKLLFRPKKLLATILIANNAINITSVLIFSILSDSWFENIADFYLFDFQINVRFILEVVVVTFLILLFGEIFPKVYANRNPKGFASFMAIPLNILDKVFSFLSLPMRYVTLQIQERLGSKKSNITVSQLSQALELTDENDTTDEEQQLLQGIVSFGNTQTKNVMRNRMDVFALDETLPFIEIIPQVIENGYSRIPCYKESIDQITGVLYVKDLLPYIDRKNFEWTKLLREAYFVPENKKLDDLLQEFQEKKKHIAIVVDEYGGTSGLISLEDIIEEIVGDISDEFDEEDLVYSKLDDKNYIFDGKTQLKDFYRVLDLEEDNILIFDTAKGESETLAGFILEQTGYFPRKLDTIVFHNITFLVEVMDKKRIKQIKCTIA
- the mutY gene encoding A/G-specific adenine glycosylase, with product MNFSQQLIDWYTVNKRSLPWRDTKNPYFIWLSEVILQQTRVQQGLPYYKSFVKKFPSVENLAHAPQDEVLKLWQGLGYYSRARNLQTAAMQIVDNNSKFPDNYKDLLQLKGVGEYTAAAIASFAFGESVAVVDGNVYRVLSRIYGIATPINVPAGVKEFKSLAGKLLDQHDPATYNQAIMEFGAIQCVPKSPDCSVCPFQSNCIAYQEQRVKELPVKLKKTKVKNLFHHYLVIQTPSKKTVLHQRDNSSIWAGLFEFPYIEAQGALLPQEIIEEKFFKELVGESRFRESVYNQQPIIHKLSHRKVHAYFWIIELDQELNDTLSIEDARAKPVHVLMERFMKEFWQGK
- the gldD gene encoding gliding motility lipoprotein GldD codes for the protein MHYSLRLIATLLVLILLSSCNDSDVLPKPSGQLALDFPKGNYVETENTGCPFSFELNEYARVLAKRDCSMKIEYPGMDATIYLNYRPVQDNLRQLLIDGQKLSYEHNQKADVIADYPFVNQLNKSYGMMYEIEGNAASNAQFYVTDSTKHFLTAALYFNTQPNYDSILPAVDYVKSDMVKMMETLTWRD
- a CDS encoding single-stranded DNA-binding protein, with product MAGTVNKVILIGHTGDEVKMKYFEGGNCIGRFPLATNEEYVNRNTGERVSNTEWHNCVVRNKAAEVCEKYLKKGDKVYIEGRIKNRQWTGEDGQQRYTTEIQVAEFTFLTPKNEASAPSKPMNQAPARPAQQAPSNSQNNAATSNTYSQPAASNSSVNEDDDDLPF